The Belonocnema kinseyi isolate 2016_QV_RU_SX_M_011 chromosome 2, B_treatae_v1, whole genome shotgun sequence nucleotide sequence aaaatattttacttattcagaggtcagaaaaataaaaaatacgattataaAATAGTTATTgacttgaaaaatagaaaatagtgtAGAGATGGAAACAATACAATTGGTTTCCCCAGTGCATTAAGCTTTACAATTCAGTATTCACTGACCATGACTCACGTTTTTCGTCAACATTTTCTCCTTAAGAATATGTTTCGTCTGGTGGAAATATACTATATGATTTTTAGTGATATAAAAATAGCATTTTGAGATATTGTCCTCGAGCagagaaatcattgaattttaaactaatataatGTTAATgatacaaaaagtattaaaatgctttttatagagcttaaaattaaataattaaaaattaaatatgaaatttaagcCATTTAAAGTTACAATGCTACGCATTTTATACATAAACAACTATGCaattggaaataattattttttaggtttaaaaattaattatttcagattgaaaGCGTTTGCCTCGTTTAATTAAGCGTTCAAGGTTGAAACCTTTAagatttgaacatttaaattaagataaaaatgaataaaaaattaagttataaattGAAACTTGCAAaattcaattaggtattttcacttcaatcatcAGCTAACTTCTcgtcgtagattgctgaggggaaaaacaagggaccaaatacatgggattcagttcatttttgccctaatAATAGTTGCCCTAATTAGTAAaggataattttttctatataagtgtatttgaaaaatagtttttattttttaattactatttaatgaaataataaaatgataatgatGATCATTAATcccaaagatattacagaaagaaagttttgttccatgcatataatccattgttttcccctcagcttttaacaaaatgaagttagctgatggttgaagtgaaaatacctaataaggCGTAAAAGATGCATATGAAGCGGGCAATATTGTGTTAAGTCATAATATATAATTTCCCCttaatacaaaaagattttttttaagatttgcaacTTTCCTTGAGGTCATTTTTTCCTGTAGCCAATATTCATCGAAATAtaaaaaaccatctttttaaaaagtttaaaatagcaataaaaaagGTTCTGTTAatttaataacaacaaatttttagttgttcataatctgataaaaaattgtacactTGATATTGTTACTGTTTTCTGTTACAGCGTTTATGGTTGCAACCCAAGTGTTCTTCACCTTTTGCTTTATATCATGCCTGGTAGCATTTGGTCTCATACTGCTCTTTGGATTGTGTTGCGATCCAGATCAAAAACGTTATGTGCAGCTCATCTCAATAATTGGATTTCTGTTACTATTCGGCGGAGCAAGTGGAGTTTTGGcaataatcatttttggttgccTGGGAAATACTGATGGTTGGATGCCTGGCCATGATACCAACTACTTAGGATGGTCCTTCGTCTTAGGGGCCATTGGTTCTGTAGTAGTTTTAATAGCAAGTTTGCTGTTCCTCGTGGAAGCGAATATACAGCGTAAAAAACGAGATTATTTGAAAGCATCTCAGACACGATTTCAATTGGAATCACGAACCTGATTTCATAGAAATTTGTAAGAAA carries:
- the LOC117183136 gene encoding uncharacterized protein LOC117183136 gives rise to the protein MKKRSLSGNFGIGIFVLGFVCVCVAFGTPAWISSDWRITSAQLDQFGLWRHCFRSLPNPIESDAPTRFFVGCRWVYDPFTRGYNQIRGYLLPPFMVATQVFFTFCFISCLVAFGLILLFGLCCDPDQKRYVQLISIIGFLLLFGGASGVLAIIIFGCLGNTDGWMPGHDTNYLGWSFVLGAIGSVVVLIASLLFLVEANIQRKKRDYLKASQTRFQLESRT